From Mesorhizobium australicum, a single genomic window includes:
- a CDS encoding heavy metal translocating P-type ATPase, giving the protein MAAAARQTRFRVEGMDCASCATKIDTAVRRMPDVTEVNVSVVAGTMTVTHGEKLDLDALARKVGSLGYKAAPIGAAEKSTGSKPAHGDAKQHVHGSDCSHDHEGHGHDHDRQGDAHDQDHGHHHDKGTVGHARPSDPAPSKKQPDALEGLHGHDHGPQDGPWWKTSKARLTIICGVALAAAFVLAQLIPQTQPWGFIVAMAVGLIPIARRALSGAMNGSPFTIETLMTVAAVGAVIINAAEEAAVVVFLFLVGELLEGIATGRARASIRALATLMPKTALLERDGATQTVPAESLTIDAVVLVRPGDRVPADGVVVSGESAVDEAPVTGESVPKRKETGDKVFAGTVNHEGVLRVRVTATAADNTISRIIALVEEAQESKAPTERFIDRFSRYYTPGVMVVAALIAILPPLLAGAEWNTWIYRGLAVLLIGCPCALVISTPAAIAAALSAGARRGLLMKGGAVLENLGKVNRVAFDKTGTLTEGKPKVTDIVGIARDERETLRLAAALEAGSSHPLAVAILAKAEADKVEVVAASEAGAVGGKGVVGTVDGTKLFLASPRAAAEKVTLDESLSARIAALNDEGKTVSVLLAADEVAGLIAMRDEPRDDARQGIAALRDLGADTVMLTGDNQRTAKAIAASLGMEARAELMPQDKQKIVGEMRAEGRFVAKVGDGINDAPALAAADIGIAMGSGTDVALETADAAVLHGRVKDVANMVALSRLTMRNIFQNITISLGLKAVFLVTTVLGITGLWPAILADTGATVLVTANAMRLLAWKGLGDA; this is encoded by the coding sequence ATGGCCGCTGCGGCACGCCAGACCCGTTTCCGGGTAGAAGGCATGGATTGCGCAAGTTGCGCTACAAAGATCGATACGGCGGTACGCCGGATGCCGGATGTCACGGAGGTGAACGTCTCGGTGGTTGCCGGCACGATGACCGTCACGCACGGGGAAAAGCTCGACCTCGACGCACTGGCTCGTAAAGTCGGCAGCCTCGGCTACAAGGCCGCGCCAATAGGGGCGGCCGAAAAGTCCACTGGAAGCAAGCCCGCGCATGGCGACGCCAAGCAGCATGTTCACGGCTCCGATTGCTCGCATGATCATGAAGGCCACGGCCACGATCACGATCGTCAGGGCGATGCTCACGACCAAGATCATGGCCATCATCATGACAAGGGCACGGTCGGGCACGCTCGTCCATCCGACCCAGCGCCATCCAAAAAGCAACCTGATGCTCTCGAGGGTCTGCACGGCCACGATCATGGCCCGCAGGACGGGCCTTGGTGGAAGACGTCCAAGGCGCGGCTGACTATCATCTGCGGCGTCGCGCTCGCGGCAGCATTCGTTCTCGCTCAGTTGATCCCGCAAACGCAGCCCTGGGGCTTCATTGTGGCCATGGCCGTCGGCCTGATCCCGATCGCGCGGCGCGCGCTGTCCGGTGCGATGAACGGCAGCCCGTTTACGATCGAGACGCTGATGACGGTGGCCGCTGTCGGCGCTGTCATCATCAACGCCGCTGAAGAAGCCGCCGTGGTCGTCTTCCTGTTCCTCGTCGGCGAGCTGCTCGAGGGCATTGCGACCGGCCGCGCCCGCGCCAGCATTCGCGCGCTAGCGACGCTGATGCCCAAAACGGCTCTGCTCGAGCGCGACGGCGCGACGCAGACCGTTCCCGCCGAAAGCCTGACGATCGACGCCGTCGTTCTCGTCCGACCCGGCGACCGGGTGCCGGCGGACGGCGTCGTCGTCTCGGGCGAAAGCGCAGTCGACGAGGCGCCGGTGACGGGTGAGTCGGTGCCGAAGCGCAAGGAGACCGGCGACAAGGTCTTCGCTGGCACGGTCAACCATGAAGGCGTGCTTCGCGTCCGCGTCACGGCTACAGCTGCCGACAACACCATTTCCCGCATCATCGCGCTCGTCGAGGAGGCGCAGGAATCGAAAGCGCCAACCGAACGCTTCATCGACCGCTTCTCCAGATACTATACGCCAGGCGTCATGGTGGTCGCGGCGCTGATCGCGATCCTGCCGCCGCTGCTCGCCGGCGCGGAGTGGAACACCTGGATCTACCGCGGCCTCGCGGTGCTGCTGATTGGATGTCCGTGCGCACTCGTCATCTCGACGCCAGCGGCGATCGCCGCCGCCCTTTCCGCCGGAGCGCGGAGGGGGCTCCTGATGAAGGGCGGCGCGGTGTTGGAGAATTTGGGCAAGGTCAACCGCGTCGCCTTCGACAAGACTGGCACGTTGACGGAAGGCAAGCCGAAGGTCACCGACATTGTCGGCATCGCACGCGACGAGCGCGAAACGTTGCGGCTCGCCGCGGCACTCGAAGCCGGATCGAGCCATCCCCTGGCGGTCGCAATCCTGGCGAAGGCCGAGGCTGACAAGGTCGAGGTCGTCGCGGCCTCCGAGGCCGGCGCCGTCGGTGGTAAGGGCGTCGTCGGCACGGTGGATGGGACAAAACTGTTCCTGGCGTCCCCCCGCGCCGCGGCCGAGAAGGTCACGCTCGACGAGTCGCTCTCGGCCCGCATTGCCGCGCTCAACGACGAGGGCAAGACCGTTTCGGTGCTGCTTGCAGCCGACGAGGTGGCTGGCCTGATCGCCATGCGCGATGAGCCGCGGGACGATGCCAGGCAGGGCATCGCGGCGCTTCGCGATCTCGGCGCCGACACGGTGATGCTGACCGGCGACAACCAGCGAACCGCAAAGGCCATCGCTGCCTCGCTCGGCATGGAGGCGCGCGCCGAGCTGATGCCGCAGGACAAGCAGAAGATCGTCGGCGAGATGCGCGCCGAAGGCAGGTTCGTCGCCAAGGTGGGTGATGGCATCAATGATGCCCCGGCGCTTGCCGCTGCCGACATCGGTATCGCTATGGGCAGCGGCACCGACGTCGCGCTGGAAACCGCTGACGCGGCGGTGTTGCACGGGCGAGTCAAGGACGTCGCCAACATGGTGGCGCTGTCGCGCCTCACCATGCGCAATATCTTTCAGAACATCACAATCTCGCTCGGTCTCAAGGCTGTGTTTCTCGTGACCACGGTACTCGGAATAACCGGCCTCTGGCCGGCTATCCTCGCGGATACGGGCGCGACCGTGCTGGTCACTGCAAATGCGATGCGGTTGCTTGCCTGGAAAGGGCTTGGTGACGCGTGA
- a CDS encoding APC family permease has protein sequence MSNHAASHTGLTKSLGLIRLSLYGVGTIIGAGIYSVIGPAAGAAGEGIWLSFVLAAIISGFSGLSYAEIASALPGAGAEHNFLRKTFPAFPALAFTVGLFIAVHGAATLATVALTFGNYAQTFLPFTPVVIALVLMAIATAINIAGIGKASFISATLTVLQVSCLIGFALFAIPSGSRGLPDFTAWSDNLAGVLQGAAILFFIYSGYEHMASLSEEAKRPDRDLWRAFMIALVATTVVYLSVILGVLSLVNAGNLAGSQSPLADAARQLGGPFGMIIVTAALVATANAVLSSSISGSRLVFGMARDGDLPKPLARTQGSSRSPWIGALAYLAVACGFAAVGEIEFVASLSSLGVTLVFATINTAVIVLRFTQPNLNRPFRMPSIGNVPPTAVLGVATSLLLAIQYDWAVYATFAGVFLLGAVPYAFIRRRGRQQAGASSATTGDGNRSTD, from the coding sequence ATGTCAAATCACGCCGCCAGCCACACCGGACTGACCAAGTCGCTTGGGCTCATTCGGCTGTCGCTCTACGGCGTGGGCACCATCATCGGTGCCGGGATATATTCAGTAATCGGCCCCGCCGCGGGCGCGGCGGGAGAGGGTATTTGGCTGAGCTTTGTCCTTGCGGCGATCATCTCCGGGTTCTCGGGGCTCTCCTATGCTGAGATAGCGTCGGCGCTTCCTGGCGCCGGTGCCGAGCACAATTTCTTACGCAAGACGTTTCCGGCCTTTCCTGCACTGGCCTTCACAGTCGGGCTGTTCATTGCAGTGCATGGTGCCGCCACCTTGGCGACAGTAGCGCTGACGTTCGGCAATTACGCCCAGACGTTCCTGCCATTCACCCCAGTTGTCATCGCTTTGGTGCTGATGGCGATTGCCACCGCCATAAACATCGCCGGGATCGGCAAGGCTTCCTTCATCAGCGCCACGCTCACGGTCCTTCAGGTCTCGTGCCTGATCGGTTTCGCGCTGTTCGCGATTCCGTCGGGAAGTCGGGGGCTCCCAGACTTCACGGCTTGGTCGGATAATCTGGCAGGGGTGTTGCAGGGTGCGGCGATCCTCTTCTTCATCTATTCGGGTTATGAACACATGGCCTCCCTATCCGAGGAGGCCAAGCGTCCCGACCGTGATCTGTGGCGCGCGTTCATGATAGCGCTCGTTGCCACCACAGTGGTCTACCTCTCCGTCATCCTCGGTGTGCTTAGCTTGGTAAATGCAGGCAATCTTGCCGGCTCGCAGTCTCCGCTTGCCGACGCAGCCAGACAATTGGGCGGACCTTTCGGGATGATTATTGTTACGGCTGCGTTGGTCGCAACCGCCAATGCCGTGCTCAGTTCATCCATATCCGGAAGCCGACTCGTGTTCGGCATGGCGCGAGACGGCGACCTGCCGAAGCCACTTGCTCGGACGCAGGGCTCGAGCCGAAGCCCCTGGATTGGGGCGCTGGCCTATCTGGCCGTGGCGTGCGGTTTCGCCGCAGTCGGCGAAATCGAATTTGTCGCCAGTCTGTCCTCGCTCGGCGTCACGCTGGTTTTTGCCACGATCAACACTGCGGTTATCGTGCTTCGCTTCACCCAGCCGAATCTCAATCGGCCGTTCCGAATGCCATCCATCGGGAATGTTCCTCCGACGGCGGTTCTAGGCGTGGCTACTTCGCTTCTGCTTGCAATCCAGTATGATTGGGCCGTGTACGCGACGTTCGCGGGTGTTTTCCTCTTGGGTGCGGTGCCCTACGCGTTCATCCGCAGGAGAGGACGGCAACAAGCCGGAGCGTCCTCGGCAACGACGGGCGACGGGAACCGATCCACCGATTAA